The proteins below come from a single uncultured Carboxylicivirga sp. genomic window:
- a CDS encoding glycosyltransferase → MPHPKHILISPLNWGLGHATRLLPIIDKLLKDGHQCYIAGEQPSIDVIQKTFPNLTYIILKEFSFKLSSSNNQLVKLAWQLPRFFKSIRRDKKTVKTLADKFNIDLIISDNRYGFRHHFIHSIIITHQTNIRTGKIMYWSKPIVQLTLRYWISQFNSCWIPDINDTPSIAGSLSDKKLHSSTQKIGIASRLSIVNKTTSINENIKEPDILVILSGPEPQRSIFEKLIIRRYINSQLNVVVLRGQPNVDKKPTKHGCITLLQHCDASTYLHLLTTSKQIICRSGYSTLMDLFYVNRKAILIPTPGQYEQEYLATHMHKQFHFIVVPQKQILKSNRLAFFENRYKASATSYSKNFSIPTLN, encoded by the coding sequence ATGCCCCATCCGAAACACATATTAATTAGTCCTTTAAATTGGGGACTGGGGCATGCAACCCGTTTACTCCCAATAATAGATAAATTATTAAAAGATGGTCATCAATGCTATATTGCTGGCGAACAACCTTCGATTGATGTTATCCAAAAAACATTTCCCAATCTCACTTATATAATTTTAAAAGAGTTTAGCTTCAAGCTTTCCTCATCGAATAATCAACTAGTTAAACTAGCCTGGCAACTACCCCGGTTCTTTAAATCGATTAGAAGAGATAAAAAAACGGTAAAAACTCTTGCCGATAAATTTAACATTGATCTTATCATTTCTGATAACCGCTATGGATTTCGACATCATTTCATACATTCAATTATTATTACTCATCAAACCAATATCCGTACAGGAAAAATAATGTATTGGTCAAAACCCATTGTTCAGCTAACCTTAAGATACTGGATTAGTCAATTTAATTCGTGCTGGATACCCGACATTAATGACACTCCTTCCATCGCAGGTTCATTATCTGACAAAAAGCTACATTCATCCACTCAAAAAATAGGAATTGCCTCCCGATTGAGTATCGTTAATAAAACCACATCAATCAACGAGAATATTAAAGAACCAGATATACTAGTCATTCTTTCTGGTCCTGAACCTCAACGCTCGATCTTCGAAAAACTAATCATCCGAAGATATATCAATAGTCAACTGAATGTTGTTGTTTTACGAGGCCAACCTAATGTAGATAAAAAGCCAACTAAACATGGCTGTATTACATTATTACAACATTGTGATGCATCAACGTATTTACATCTCCTTACTACAAGTAAACAGATTATTTGCCGATCTGGATATTCGACTCTAATGGATTTATTCTATGTAAACCGAAAGGCAATTTTAATACCAACACCTGGCCAATACGAACAAGAATACCTGGCCACGCATATGCACAAGCAATTTCATTTTATAGTAGTTCCTCAGAAACAAATATTAAAAAGTAATCGACTAGCATTTTTCGAAAACAGATATAAAGCAAGTGCTACATCCTATTCAAAAAATTTTTCTATACCTACATTAAACTAG
- a CDS encoding radical SAM protein, translating to MSTFLFDKTVFGPVKSRRLGVSLGINLLPNNRKICSFDCIYCECGLNGELGDKNSSMPSREQVKQALKEKLTEMQSDHLLPDVITFAGNGEPTLHPDFAKVIDDTIELRNEYCPNARIAVLSNASRLQKKDVFNALLKVDDNIQKLDSGLTETILRIDQPNYPYDLDKTINQLKAFNGKVTIQTMFVVGEIDGRKIDNTTEADINSWLLALGKIAPSKVMIYTIERDTPYSNLKKVSLNLLNQIAEQARKKGFEVSVSG from the coding sequence ATGTCAACATTTTTATTCGACAAAACCGTTTTTGGTCCGGTAAAAAGTCGTCGTTTAGGAGTTTCGCTAGGTATAAATCTTTTGCCAAACAATAGAAAAATCTGCTCATTCGACTGTATTTATTGCGAATGTGGCTTAAACGGTGAACTTGGAGACAAGAACAGTTCAATGCCAAGCCGAGAGCAGGTTAAACAAGCATTAAAAGAAAAGTTGACTGAAATGCAATCTGACCATCTGCTACCCGATGTTATTACATTTGCCGGCAATGGAGAACCCACACTTCACCCGGATTTTGCCAAAGTAATTGATGATACCATTGAGCTACGAAACGAATATTGCCCCAACGCAAGAATTGCCGTGTTATCTAATGCTTCGCGACTTCAGAAAAAGGATGTTTTTAATGCCTTACTAAAAGTGGATGATAACATACAGAAATTGGATTCGGGACTTACAGAAACAATCTTACGCATAGATCAGCCTAACTATCCTTATGATCTTGATAAAACAATAAATCAGCTAAAAGCTTTTAACGGTAAAGTAACTATTCAAACCATGTTTGTTGTAGGCGAAATTGATGGTAGAAAAATTGACAATACCACAGAAGCTGATATCAATTCATGGTTACTTGCCTTAGGCAAAATAGCTCCTTCGAAAGTGATGATTTATACTATTGAAAGAGATACCCCTTATAGCAATCTTAAAAAAGTATCCTTAAATTTACTTAATCAGATTGCTGAACAAGCCAGGAAAAAGGGTTTTGAGGTTTCAGTTTCTGGGTAA